A genomic segment from Natator depressus isolate rNatDep1 chromosome 19, rNatDep2.hap1, whole genome shotgun sequence encodes:
- the ATP5IF1 gene encoding ATPase inhibitor, mitochondrial, giving the protein MAAAMAAAAGLRGGLRGALALQQRGWSSGSGSGSGSDQLGELGSGAGKGGGGGGSIREAGGAFGKRQAAHEERYFREKEAEQLASLRKHHEEEIDHHKKEIERLQKEIERHKYKIKKLKDDD; this is encoded by the exons ATGGCAGCGGcgatggcggcggcggcgggcctGCGCGGGGGCCTGCGCGGGGCCTTGGCGCTGCAGCAGCGGGGATGGAGCTcgggctccggctccggctccggctccgacCAG CTGGGCGagctggggagcggggctgggaagggcggcggcggcggcggctcgaTCCGTGAGGCCGGAGGGGCCTTCGGGAAGAGGCAGGCGGCCCACGAGGAGCGATACTTCAG ggagaaggaggcagaacAGCTGGCTTCTTTGAGGAAACATCATGAAGAAGAAATCGATCATCACAAGAAAGAAATAGAGCGGCTGCAGAAAGAAATCGAACGCCATAAGTACAAGATCAAGAAACTTAAAGATGATGATTAA